One genomic region from Euzebya tangerina encodes:
- a CDS encoding DUF3040 domain-containing protein yields the protein MPLSDRERQILNEIEDALATEDPKFASKVATLPRSAEQTRLRYGIAGFVVGVLMLLAIVFHILWGFAGFVLMLVSAVVVLNQLKNLGNDRALDLGGQIKGGFARYMEGRRKGTDQAD from the coding sequence ATGCCACTGTCCGACCGTGAACGGCAGATCCTCAACGAGATCGAGGACGCGCTGGCGACGGAGGATCCCAAGTTCGCGAGCAAGGTGGCCACACTGCCTCGCTCGGCGGAGCAGACCCGGCTTCGCTACGGGATCGCCGGGTTCGTGGTCGGTGTACTCATGCTGCTGGCGATCGTGTTCCACATCCTGTGGGGCTTCGCCGGCTTCGTGTTGATGCTGGTCAGCGCCGTGGTGGTGTTGAACCAGCTGAAGAACCTCGGCAACGATCGAGCCCTTGACCTGGGCGGGCAGATCAAGGGTGGGTTCGCGCGGTACATGGAAGGCCGCCGCAAGGGCACCGACCAAGCCGACTGA